The following are from one region of the Phycisphaeraceae bacterium genome:
- a CDS encoding zinc ABC transporter substrate-binding protein: MPTLTTIAARLVALGAIALLACLPAGCAEERADAHTNELRLATTIPPLAWIAHGLAPEGATVSTLLPPGASEHGYEPPPSRVGAFASADVVLMVGMGLEPAADRILRNNPRGGRAVVVFANASGVAAQAAAAHAHSHDDHDHASHDDPCATDAHLWLDPPLMRDMVNETHDALARVMRRRAADDDALAALAARRDDLLARVDALHAEFAQRLAPFEGAAIVATHDAYRRFAARYNLINAGSLHAHEGAEPSPGAIRQAADALRAAPLALVFVEPQTARTGADRLAAQTGASVVEFDPLGSGDWDATMRTNLDNLVRALEAARERPSR; the protein is encoded by the coding sequence ATGCCCACCCTCACGACCATCGCCGCACGCCTCGTCGCCCTCGGCGCGATCGCGCTGCTCGCGTGCTTGCCCGCCGGGTGCGCCGAGGAGCGTGCCGACGCCCACACCAACGAACTGCGTCTGGCAACGACGATCCCCCCCCTCGCGTGGATCGCGCACGGGCTCGCCCCCGAGGGCGCAACCGTCTCCACCCTGCTCCCCCCAGGCGCCAGCGAGCACGGCTACGAACCGCCCCCCTCTCGCGTCGGCGCGTTCGCCTCGGCCGATGTCGTCCTCATGGTCGGGATGGGCCTCGAGCCCGCCGCCGATCGCATCCTTCGCAACAACCCGCGGGGCGGACGCGCCGTCGTCGTGTTCGCCAACGCCAGCGGCGTCGCCGCCCAGGCCGCCGCGGCCCACGCGCACTCCCACGACGACCACGACCACGCGTCCCACGACGACCCCTGCGCCACCGACGCGCACCTCTGGCTCGACCCGCCCCTGATGCGCGACATGGTCAACGAGACGCACGACGCCCTCGCTCGCGTGATGCGCCGGCGCGCCGCGGACGACGACGCGCTCGCAGCCCTCGCGGCCCGTCGCGACGACCTGCTCGCGCGCGTCGACGCCCTCCACGCCGAGTTCGCCCAACGCCTGGCCCCCTTCGAGGGCGCCGCGATCGTCGCGACGCACGACGCCTACCGGCGATTCGCCGCCCGGTACAACCTGATCAACGCCGGCTCGCTCCACGCCCACGAGGGCGCCGAGCCCTCTCCCGGGGCGATCCGGCAGGCCGCCGACGCCCTGCGCGCCGCGCCCCTCGCGCTGGTGTTCGTCGAGCCCCAGACCGCGCGGACCGGCGCAGATCGCCTGGCCGCGCAGACCGGCGCCTCCGTCGTCGAGTTCGACCCACTCGGTTCGGGGGACTGGGACGCCACCATGCGCACGAATCTGGATAACCTCGTCCGCGCACTCGAGGCGGCACGCGAACGCCCCTCCCGGTAA